One part of the Thiothrix nivea DSM 5205 genome encodes these proteins:
- the cas5c gene encoding type I-C CRISPR-associated protein Cas5c: MQTFCLEVSGDFACFTRPEMKVERVSYDVITPSAARAVFEAILWKPAIRWQVRRIEVLKPIRWINLRRNEVGGVVPAGAVKSAMKHGKGQLSLYVEEERQQRAGLFLRDVRYRLHADFEMLDNNSANNPVKFAEMFKRRASKGQCFNQPYLGTREFSCDFRLVEDAENIEIPAELQGRRELGWMLYDMDFTDANNPMPRFFQASMDDGVIQVPAWDSEEVRG, from the coding sequence ATGCAAACATTTTGTTTGGAAGTTTCAGGTGATTTTGCCTGCTTCACCCGACCGGAAATGAAGGTGGAGCGCGTGTCTTACGATGTCATCACGCCTTCTGCTGCCCGTGCCGTGTTTGAGGCCATTTTGTGGAAACCCGCCATTCGTTGGCAGGTGCGTCGCATTGAGGTTTTAAAACCGATTCGCTGGATCAACTTGCGGCGTAATGAGGTTGGCGGAGTGGTGCCAGCAGGTGCGGTCAAGTCTGCGATGAAACACGGCAAAGGCCAGTTGAGTTTGTATGTGGAAGAAGAGCGCCAGCAACGGGCAGGCTTGTTTCTGCGGGATGTGCGTTACCGTCTCCATGCTGATTTTGAAATGCTGGATAACAACTCGGCGAACAACCCGGTCAAGTTTGCCGAAATGTTTAAACGCCGTGCCAGCAAGGGACAATGCTTCAATCAGCCGTACCTGGGTACTCGTGAGTTTTCCTGTGATTTCCGTTTGGTTGAAGATGCCGAAAACATAGAGATTCCAGCGGAATTGCAAGGCAGGCGTGAGTTGGGCTGGATGTTGTATGACATGGATTTTACCGATGCCAATAACCCAATGCCACGATTCTTCCAGGCCAGCATGGACGATGGTGTGATCCAGGTTCCTGCATGGGACAGTGAGGAGGTGCGCGGATGA
- the cas7c gene encoding type I-C CRISPR-associated protein Cas7/Csd2, protein MSLQHRYDFVLLFDVKDGNPNGDPDAGNLPRVDAETGQGLVTDVSLKRKVRNFIGLLKEEQPPYEIYVKEKAILNKQHERAYQAIPGGTELLAGDDKKRKGGDKVEEARQWMCHNFYDVRTFGAVMSTGVNCGQVRGPVQMTFARSVDPVIASEHSITRMAVATEKEAEKQDGDNRTMGRKFTVPYGLYVAHGFVSAHLADQTGFSDSDLELLWQALSNMFEHDRSAARGEMATRGLYVFKHDSKLGNAPAYSLFERVKAELKDKDSVPRSFSDYTVTVDADNLPNGVELLTLVD, encoded by the coding sequence ATGAGCCTGCAACATCGTTATGACTTCGTACTGCTGTTTGATGTAAAAGACGGCAACCCTAACGGCGATCCGGATGCAGGCAACTTGCCGCGTGTGGATGCCGAAACCGGGCAAGGCTTGGTGACGGATGTCAGCCTGAAACGCAAAGTCCGCAATTTCATTGGTCTGCTGAAAGAGGAGCAACCGCCTTACGAAATTTACGTGAAGGAAAAAGCCATTCTCAACAAACAGCATGAGCGTGCATATCAGGCGATTCCCGGTGGTACGGAATTGTTGGCTGGCGATGACAAAAAACGTAAAGGAGGCGATAAGGTGGAGGAAGCCCGTCAGTGGATGTGCCACAACTTCTACGATGTACGGACTTTTGGTGCTGTCATGTCTACCGGTGTGAACTGTGGGCAGGTACGTGGCCCAGTGCAAATGACGTTTGCGCGTTCGGTTGACCCCGTTATTGCCAGCGAGCATTCGATTACCCGGATGGCGGTAGCGACAGAAAAGGAAGCTGAAAAGCAGGATGGTGACAACCGCACGATGGGGCGCAAATTCACAGTGCCTTATGGCCTGTACGTCGCCCACGGTTTCGTTTCCGCTCACCTTGCTGACCAAACCGGGTTCTCTGACAGTGATCTGGAATTGCTGTGGCAAGCCTTGAGCAATATGTTCGAGCACGACCGTTCCGCTGCCCGTGGCGAAATGGCTACCCGTGGCCTGTATGTGTTTAAGCACGATAGCAAGTTGGGTAATGCTCCGGCCTATAGCCTGTTTGAGCGGGTGAAAGCCGAGTTGAAAGATAAAGACAGCGTACCGCGTAGTTTCAGTGATTACACCGTAACAGTTGATGCGGATAATTTGCCAAACGGCGTTGAACTGCTGACTTTGGTGGACTGA
- a CDS encoding type II toxin-antitoxin system MqsA family antitoxin, translating into MECTICKMGETKASDITVALQRGELSVLIKNVPAEVCANCGEYYLSDDIADKVLTQAEVSAAKNAEVEILRFRK; encoded by the coding sequence GTGGAATGCACTATTTGCAAAATGGGTGAAACCAAAGCAAGCGACATCACCGTTGCCTTGCAACGTGGGGAACTGTCCGTTTTGATCAAGAACGTTCCTGCGGAAGTCTGTGCAAACTGTGGTGAGTATTATCTGTCAGATGATATTGCTGATAAGGTATTGACGCAGGCCGAAGTCTCAGCAGCAAAGAATGCTGAAGTTGAAATTTTGAGGTTTAGGAAGTGA
- a CDS encoding DsrE family protein — protein MKIRLKLLMYSIVVAASLCSSTFTYAADETQGVLALVTSPEPQTQMMAMVLATQSLTKGKKVQIVLCSGGGDLVLKNSEEVLFEPLKKSPQMLLKNLIKEGANVQVCPLYLPSKGATQNDMIEGVTMAKPSEVTDTLLQPDIKVLNF, from the coding sequence ATGAAGATTAGACTCAAACTTTTGATGTATTCCATCGTGGTAGCAGCCAGCCTTTGTTCATCAACATTTACTTACGCTGCCGATGAAACTCAGGGTGTATTAGCGCTGGTGACAAGCCCTGAACCACAAACCCAAATGATGGCCATGGTATTAGCCACCCAATCTCTGACAAAAGGTAAAAAGGTGCAAATCGTACTATGCAGCGGCGGTGGCGATCTGGTATTGAAAAACTCCGAAGAAGTTCTTTTTGAACCACTGAAAAAGTCACCGCAAATGTTGCTGAAAAATCTGATCAAAGAGGGTGCAAACGTGCAGGTTTGCCCTCTGTACCTACCGAGCAAAGGCGCAACACAAAACGACATGATTGAGGGTGTGACTATGGCAAAACCGTCAGAAGTAACAGATACTTTGTTACAACCTGACATCAAGGTGCTTAATTTCTAA
- a CDS encoding intradiol ring-cleavage dioxygenase gives MTKQAGLLERRRILKMLGGGMLLSSPLLLSACGGGSASTTVSSSGTDSSSATTGTTTTTAASTTTDSSTTTTTSTTTSSGTTTAAKWAAGTTGLITAAYPGDSIFESGNTCTISLTETTTEGPCYFGVNTGEDISSGLSGLPMQLCLKLVDMYCQPLAGYQIEVWHCDNRGIYSGDTSKSFDSSRFAGSFCTNNDSASLASTWYRGMLTTDSSGRVNFKTCFPGWYRGRTIHIHFAVSDSAGNSRVISQFCFADTLTKEICTTHEYYSSRGEQDTTLAGGRDSVFPRSGYESFMLATQQNADGTMLAYHTIQIA, from the coding sequence ATGACAAAGCAAGCTGGTTTGTTGGAACGCCGCCGGATTTTGAAAATGCTGGGAGGGGGAATGCTCTTGAGCAGCCCGTTGCTGCTAAGTGCTTGTGGCGGCGGTTCCGCTAGCACGACGGTAAGCAGCAGCGGAACTGACAGTAGTAGCGCAACCACTGGCACGACCACAACGACGGCTGCCAGTACTACAACTGATTCCAGCACGACGACGACTACCAGTACTACAACCAGCTCTGGTACAACGACGGCTGCCAAATGGGCGGCTGGTACTACCGGCCTGATTACAGCTGCTTACCCCGGCGACAGCATTTTTGAGAGTGGTAATACCTGCACAATTTCCCTGACGGAAACGACGACCGAAGGCCCTTGTTATTTTGGCGTCAATACCGGGGAGGATATTTCCAGTGGATTGTCTGGTTTGCCCATGCAGTTATGTCTGAAACTGGTGGATATGTATTGCCAGCCATTGGCGGGTTACCAGATCGAAGTCTGGCACTGCGATAATCGCGGTATTTATTCCGGGGACACCAGCAAGAGTTTTGACAGCAGCCGGTTTGCCGGTTCTTTCTGTACCAATAATGATAGTGCCTCTTTGGCAAGCACCTGGTATCGGGGGATGCTCACCACAGATAGCAGCGGGCGGGTCAATTTCAAGACCTGTTTCCCGGGTTGGTATCGGGGGCGTACCATCCACATTCACTTCGCAGTCAGTGATAGTGCGGGCAACTCGCGGGTCATTTCCCAATTCTGTTTTGCTGACACGCTGACCAAAGAGATCTGCACTACCCACGAGTATTACAGCAGCCGGGGTGAACAGGATACCACCTTGGCAGGTGGGCGGGATTCGGTTTTCCCCAGGAGCGGGTATGAAAGCTTCATGCTGGCGACACAGCAAAATGCGGATGGGACAATGCTGGCTTACCATACGATCCAGATTGCGTGA
- the cas1c gene encoding type I-C CRISPR-associated endonuclease Cas1c — protein MKSLLNTLYVSTDGAYLRLEGETLVMMVDQSKKAQVPLHHLGSIVCLGRVNMSPALMARNMADGRSIVWLNEHGRFQARVEGPVNGNILLRQAQFRAADRVETALELSKAFTAGKLRNSRNVLLRSARDSKDEAEKAQLVRAAKSLAVNLRNVGHAESADSVRGLEGDAARVYFEQFNTMIKPQMREEFEYKGRSRRPPLDAVNALISFLYSLLLNDCRSALETVGLDPQLGFFHVVRPGRPALALDLLEEFRAVLGDRLALTLINRGQLRSKDFDFRPGGAVMLNDGGRKTVIVAYQERKKETLQHPVLEAQVEIGLLPLLQARMLARYLRGDVEAYVPFLNK, from the coding sequence GTGAAAAGTTTACTCAATACCCTGTATGTGTCCACCGACGGAGCCTACCTGCGGCTGGAGGGCGAAACGCTGGTGATGATGGTGGACCAGAGCAAAAAAGCGCAGGTTCCGCTGCACCATCTGGGATCAATCGTGTGCCTGGGGCGGGTGAACATGAGCCCAGCGCTGATGGCACGCAATATGGCGGACGGGCGCAGCATCGTGTGGCTGAATGAGCACGGGCGTTTTCAGGCGCGGGTGGAAGGCCCGGTGAACGGCAATATCCTGCTGCGGCAGGCGCAATTCCGCGCGGCTGACCGGGTGGAAACGGCGCTGGAGCTGAGCAAGGCGTTCACGGCGGGCAAGTTGCGCAACAGCCGCAATGTGTTGCTGCGCAGCGCCCGCGATAGCAAGGATGAGGCGGAAAAGGCGCAACTGGTGCGCGCGGCCAAGTCGCTGGCGGTCAACTTGCGCAATGTGGGTCATGCGGAGTCGGCGGATTCGGTGCGCGGGCTGGAAGGCGACGCGGCGCGGGTGTATTTCGAGCAGTTCAACACCATGATCAAGCCGCAGATGCGTGAGGAATTCGAGTACAAGGGGCGCAGCCGCCGTCCGCCGCTGGATGCGGTCAATGCGTTGATCTCATTCCTGTATTCGTTGTTACTGAATGACTGCCGTAGTGCGTTGGAAACGGTGGGGCTTGATCCGCAACTGGGGTTTTTCCATGTGGTGCGGCCCGGTCGGCCTGCGCTGGCGCTGGATTTGCTGGAGGAATTCCGCGCGGTGCTGGGCGACCGGCTGGCGCTGACCCTGATCAATCGCGGGCAGTTGCGGTCGAAGGATTTTGATTTCCGCCCCGGTGGCGCGGTGATGTTAAACGATGGTGGGCGCAAGACGGTGATCGTGGCGTATCAGGAGCGCAAGAAGGAAACCTTGCAGCACCCGGTGCTGGAAGCGCAGGTCGAGATCGGTTTGCTGCCACTGTTGCAGGCGCGGATGCTGGCGAGGTATCTGCGCGGGGATGTAGAGGCATACGTCCCGTTCCTTAACAAATGA
- the cas2 gene encoding CRISPR-associated endonuclease Cas2: protein MLILVSYDVSTLEAAGRKRLRRVAKVCQNYGQRVQKSVFECKVDPATLEILEDALLKEIDLDEDNLRIYRLTEPLTRNVKEFGKFRATDFDAPLIL, encoded by the coding sequence ATGTTGATATTGGTGAGTTATGACGTGTCGACACTGGAGGCGGCTGGGCGCAAGCGTTTACGGCGGGTGGCGAAAGTCTGTCAGAACTACGGGCAGCGGGTGCAGAAGTCGGTGTTTGAGTGCAAGGTTGATCCCGCTACGCTGGAGATTCTGGAAGATGCTTTGCTGAAAGAAATTGATCTGGATGAGGATAACCTGCGGATTTACCGCCTGACCGAGCCACTGACCAGAAACGTGAAGGAGTTCGGCAAATTCCGGGCGACGGATTTTGATGCGCCGCTGATTCTTTAA
- the cas4 gene encoding CRISPR-associated protein Cas4, protein MTDPTPIMLSALQHYSYCPRQCALIHQEQTFDDNVHTVRGHLAHERVDSGESGMEYGVRVERSLPLFSARYGLTGRADVVEFLADGTPFPVEYKQGKRQQKIHDETQLVGQALCLEDMTGKAVPEGAIFHHKSRRRRVVAITPALREYTLRIIGEVRALLESGKLPPPVDDRSLCQACSLLDTCQPDLSGNRVRIRRLHDTLFETDDEAA, encoded by the coding sequence ATGACTGACCCCACCCCCATCATGCTTTCGGCGCTGCAACACTACAGCTATTGCCCGCGCCAGTGCGCCCTGATCCATCAGGAACAGACCTTCGACGACAACGTGCATACGGTGCGTGGTCATCTGGCGCACGAACGGGTGGATAGCGGCGAAAGCGGCATGGAGTACGGTGTGCGGGTGGAGCGTTCCCTGCCGTTGTTCAGCGCGCGCTACGGGCTGACGGGCAGGGCGGATGTGGTCGAGTTTCTGGCGGACGGCACGCCGTTCCCCGTCGAATACAAGCAGGGCAAGCGCCAGCAGAAAATCCACGATGAAACCCAACTGGTCGGGCAAGCGCTGTGCCTGGAGGATATGACCGGCAAGGCAGTGCCCGAAGGCGCGATTTTCCACCACAAAAGCCGTCGTCGCCGGGTGGTGGCGATCACGCCGGCATTGCGTGAATACACCCTGCGCATCATTGGCGAAGTACGCGCCCTGCTGGAGTCGGGGAAGCTGCCACCACCGGTGGATGACCGTTCCCTGTGTCAGGCGTGTTCGCTGCTGGATACCTGCCAGCCGGATTTGAGCGGTAACCGGGTACGCATTCGCCGTTTGCACGATACGCTATTTGAAACGGATGACGAGGCAGCGTGA
- the cas8c gene encoding type I-C CRISPR-associated protein Cas8c/Csd1, translated as MILQALYDYYQRKSASPDSALAPAGFEYKEIPFILEISADGKLVQIEDTRTGDGKKKRAKSERVPQGVKKTSGVAANLLWDNAEYVLGVDTKGKPERVKEQQAAFAERIRQLNIADQDEGIAAVLAFLGNPDAEVLQRQPQWEEIAATNPNLTFRLQGQPHLVCQSRQVQTALMNTVSDEGAKATCLLTGDQAEIERLHPSIKGVWGAQTAGANIISFNLDAFTSYGKSQSFNAPVSKEAAFAYTTALNHLLGKDSTQRMQVGDASTVFWAEKEHPLEDDFTALWGAADNNKDDPDRNTNAVKALYKAVEEYGRTPALGEETRFFILGLAPNAARISIRFWHTGTVREVSQRIVEHFELLRIERSERDAEFLPLWLLLRSIALLGKSENVPPNLAGEVIRCILEGLPYPQTLLASAVRRIRAEQEVTYPRAALIKAYLNRLNPTEKLAVSLDLANMNVGYRLGRLFAVLEKIQEEAQPGINATIRDRYYGAASATPVTVFSTLMKLKNHHLSKMDNKGRVNNLEKLLGEIMAGIADFPAHLSLPDQGRFAIGYYHQRQDFFKKREKATETETTQTEIETGAQGELL; from the coding sequence ATGATCCTGCAAGCGCTCTACGATTATTACCAGCGTAAGTCTGCCAGCCCTGATTCTGCATTGGCTCCGGCAGGTTTTGAATACAAGGAAATTCCCTTTATTCTGGAAATTAGCGCCGATGGCAAGCTGGTGCAGATTGAAGATACACGCACGGGTGATGGCAAAAAGAAACGCGCCAAGTCCGAGCGTGTCCCCCAAGGTGTTAAAAAGACATCAGGTGTAGCTGCCAATCTGTTATGGGATAACGCCGAATATGTTTTGGGAGTTGACACCAAAGGCAAACCGGAGCGGGTGAAGGAGCAACAAGCTGCTTTTGCTGAACGTATCCGCCAATTGAATATTGCAGACCAGGATGAAGGGATTGCTGCTGTATTGGCCTTTTTAGGTAATCCCGACGCAGAGGTTTTACAACGGCAGCCGCAATGGGAGGAAATCGCTGCCACCAATCCAAATCTGACCTTCCGATTACAAGGGCAGCCACATCTGGTTTGTCAAAGCCGCCAAGTACAGACTGCGTTGATGAATACAGTCAGTGACGAAGGTGCGAAAGCGACGTGCCTGCTGACTGGGGATCAGGCAGAAATTGAACGTTTGCATCCTTCTATCAAAGGGGTTTGGGGAGCACAAACAGCAGGGGCAAACATCATTTCTTTCAATCTGGATGCATTTACCTCTTACGGCAAAAGCCAGAGTTTCAATGCCCCAGTCAGCAAGGAAGCTGCTTTTGCCTACACCACCGCGCTCAATCACCTGCTGGGTAAGGACTCAACGCAACGAATGCAGGTTGGGGATGCGTCCACCGTTTTCTGGGCTGAGAAAGAGCATCCATTGGAAGATGATTTCACAGCTTTGTGGGGTGCTGCGGACAACAACAAAGATGATCCTGACCGTAATACCAATGCTGTTAAGGCTTTGTATAAAGCGGTTGAAGAATATGGGCGCACCCCTGCTTTAGGTGAAGAAACCCGCTTTTTCATTTTGGGTTTAGCGCCAAATGCGGCCCGTATCAGCATCCGCTTTTGGCACACGGGAACAGTCCGCGAAGTCAGTCAGCGGATCGTTGAGCATTTTGAATTGCTCAGGATTGAACGCAGCGAACGTGACGCAGAATTCCTGCCATTGTGGTTGCTGCTAAGGTCAATTGCACTGTTGGGCAAGTCGGAGAATGTGCCGCCAAATCTGGCGGGTGAGGTTATCCGCTGCATTCTGGAGGGTTTACCTTATCCACAAACATTACTGGCTTCGGCAGTACGGCGCATCCGTGCTGAGCAGGAGGTCACTTACCCACGGGCGGCTTTGATCAAAGCCTATCTGAATCGACTTAATCCAACGGAGAAACTTGCCGTGTCACTTGATCTTGCAAACATGAATGTGGGCTATCGTTTGGGTCGCCTGTTTGCGGTACTGGAAAAAATACAGGAAGAAGCGCAACCCGGCATCAATGCCACCATCCGTGACCGTTATTACGGCGCTGCTTCCGCCACGCCAGTTACCGTTTTCTCAACCCTGATGAAACTGAAAAACCATCACCTGAGCAAAATGGACAACAAAGGCCGTGTTAATAACCTTGAAAAATTGCTAGGTGAAATCATGGCGGGCATTGCCGATTTTCCGGCACATTTGAGCCTGCCTGACCAAGGCCGTTTTGCGATTGGCTACTACCACCAGCGCCAGGATTTTTTCAAGAAACGCGAAAAAGCCACCGAAACTGAAACCACCCAAACTGAAATTGAAACCGGGGCACAAGGAGAACTGCTATGA
- a CDS encoding hybrid sensor histidine kinase/response regulator, translating to METNSANTPEDTLLETRRRRDALRLRLAFEAGYLTSVEWDIKRDEVRRFISTTSALPIIPEDKPITFREACENIYHKDRANFIANVQAALKHEQGHYTNEFRIIDPETGEFLWLSATGLVEFDSEGQPAYLIGFSRDITAQKKVELNLRESEYRYAGIVESAMDAIISIDRHQRIILFNAAAEKMFGCRADEVMGEPLNRFIPQRFHQHHQQYVDNFARSGTATRKMGSLGVITGRRANGEEFLLEASISQVGGDGGPCFTAVLRDISERKKTEDRLRESKNDLDRAQAVGQIGSWRINLRTSEVIWSAENHRIFGVPEGAALSFELFINLVHPDDREYVNSKWQAGLTGEPYDIEHRIVINGEVKWVRERAYLETDESDQLLGAFGITQDITQRKLAELALHEASHRKDEFLAMLAHELRNPLAPISNAVKILRMTQQGNRAIEQTTDMISRQVKHLVRLVDDLLDVSRVSRGKIKLQMEPVNLAGIIRQAIETSQPLIDSRGHTLKVCLPPGVVRVEGDATRLAQVISNLLNNAAKYTDAGGTITLGLELQLDNSPDSALLAVIRVKDNGRGMEPAALENLFNIFYQADRNLDRADGGLGIGLYLVKSLVTMHGGQVQAFSEGRGKGSEFVIHLPYFQEPQPEEAVNAGSKAKPAHRKRILLVDDNPDVADSMAMLLNLFGHDVIMAHDGREAVGIALKEKPDIVLLDIGLPGMNGYEACRAMRNGGLIQTMIVALTGYGQEEDRKMALKTGFDHHLAKPVDLDVLEKLLVTSQGV from the coding sequence ATGGAAACAAACAGCGCGAATACTCCCGAAGACACTTTGCTGGAAACCCGTCGGCGCAGGGATGCGTTGCGCCTCCGGCTGGCTTTTGAGGCGGGCTACCTCACCTCCGTTGAATGGGACATCAAGCGTGACGAGGTTCGCCGTTTCATCTCCACGACGTCAGCCCTCCCCATCATCCCGGAAGACAAGCCGATCACCTTCCGGGAAGCCTGCGAAAACATCTACCACAAAGACCGGGCAAACTTTATTGCCAACGTGCAGGCCGCGCTGAAGCACGAGCAAGGCCATTACACCAACGAATTCCGCATTATCGACCCGGAAACGGGCGAGTTCCTCTGGCTGAGCGCGACTGGGCTGGTTGAATTCGACAGCGAAGGCCAGCCCGCCTACCTGATCGGGTTTTCACGCGACATAACCGCCCAGAAAAAGGTTGAACTGAACTTGCGGGAAAGTGAGTACCGCTATGCCGGTATCGTCGAATCCGCCATGGACGCGATCATCTCGATAGACAGGCATCAGCGCATCATCCTGTTCAATGCGGCGGCGGAAAAAATGTTTGGCTGTCGGGCGGATGAAGTTATGGGTGAGCCGTTAAACCGCTTTATTCCACAACGTTTCCATCAACATCACCAGCAGTATGTGGATAATTTCGCGCGTTCCGGCACAGCTACCCGCAAGATGGGTAGTCTGGGCGTCATCACGGGGCGGCGGGCCAATGGTGAGGAATTCCTGCTGGAAGCCTCCATTTCCCAGGTGGGGGGTGACGGTGGGCCATGCTTTACGGCGGTATTACGCGATATTTCCGAGCGCAAAAAGACCGAAGATCGGCTACGCGAAAGCAAGAATGACCTGGATCGTGCCCAGGCAGTCGGCCAGATTGGCAGTTGGCGGATAAATCTACGCACGAGTGAGGTTATCTGGTCTGCCGAAAACCACCGGATATTTGGTGTTCCGGAAGGCGCCGCGTTGAGTTTCGAGCTATTCATCAACCTGGTTCACCCTGATGACAGGGAATATGTGAACAGTAAATGGCAAGCCGGGCTGACTGGTGAACCCTACGATATTGAACACCGCATCGTGATCAACGGGGAGGTCAAATGGGTACGGGAACGGGCCTATCTGGAAACGGATGAAAGCGACCAGTTGCTGGGCGCTTTTGGTATTACCCAGGATATTACCCAGCGTAAACTGGCGGAACTGGCCCTGCATGAAGCCAGCCACCGTAAGGATGAATTCCTCGCCATGCTGGCGCACGAACTGCGCAATCCCCTGGCCCCGATCAGCAATGCCGTCAAAATCCTGCGCATGACGCAGCAGGGTAACCGGGCGATAGAGCAAACCACCGACATGATCAGCCGCCAGGTCAAGCATCTGGTGCGTTTGGTGGATGATCTTCTGGATGTTTCCCGGGTATCGCGCGGTAAAATCAAACTGCAAATGGAGCCGGTCAATCTGGCAGGCATTATCCGCCAGGCCATCGAAACCAGCCAGCCCTTGATCGACTCACGCGGTCATACACTCAAGGTTTGCCTGCCGCCGGGGGTTGTGCGTGTTGAAGGCGACGCCACCCGATTGGCGCAGGTGATCAGTAATTTGCTCAATAATGCCGCCAAATACACCGATGCGGGTGGAACCATTACCCTCGGGCTAGAGCTTCAGCTGGATAATTCCCCGGATTCTGCCCTACTAGCCGTTATCCGGGTGAAGGATAATGGTCGCGGCATGGAGCCAGCCGCGCTGGAAAACCTGTTCAATATTTTCTATCAGGCTGACCGCAATCTCGACCGTGCCGATGGCGGTCTCGGCATCGGTTTGTATCTGGTCAAAAGTCTGGTCACCATGCACGGTGGTCAGGTGCAGGCTTTCAGCGAAGGGCGTGGTAAAGGCAGCGAATTTGTCATTCATCTGCCATACTTTCAGGAGCCGCAGCCGGAAGAGGCGGTAAACGCAGGCAGTAAAGCGAAACCCGCTCACCGCAAACGCATTTTGTTGGTAGACGACAATCCCGACGTAGCCGACAGCATGGCCATGCTGCTGAATTTGTTTGGCCATGATGTCATCATGGCGCATGATGGCCGGGAAGCGGTGGGCATTGCCCTTAAAGAAAAGCCGGATATCGTGTTGCTGGATATTGGTTTGCCGGGCATGAATGGCTACGAAGCGTGCCGAGCCATGCGCAATGGTGGCCTTATCCAGACCATGATCGTAGCCTTGACAGGTTACGGGCAGGAAGAAGACAGGAAAATGGCCTTGAAAACCGGGTTTGACCATCATTTGGCCAAGCCGGTTGATCTTGATGTGCTGGAAAAATTATTAGTAACCTCACAGGGGGTGTGA